The following nucleotide sequence is from Mucilaginibacter sp. cycad4.
AAGCCTTACGGCTTCGGCAATAAGCGTAAACGAGCCCGAAATCAGCGCCTGGCTGGCAATGATAGCCGCTACCGTAGCAATGCCGATACCATATATCAGGAACCAGGTTGGCATGATCTGATAAAAAGGGTTTTGGGCGTTAAGGTCCATAACATGACCGTTACGCTGCAATAACCAAACTGCCTGCCCTAAATAGTTTAGGATAAGACATATTTTTACATAAACCCAGCTTACGCGGATATTGGCTTTACCGCAATGGCCAAGGTCGGAGTACAATGCTTCAGCACCTGTAGTACAAAGGAAAACCGCACCTAATATTATAAACGCGCCATCGCTTGAGCTTGAAGTAAGCAATTTAATGGCGTAGTACGGGTTTAAAGAACGGATAACCCATGGATCGTGTACAATGTAAGTGATACCTAAAACGCCCATCATGGTAAACCACAGGAACATAATAGGCCCAAATGCCTTGCCAACTAATGATGTACCAAACTGCTGTATGATGAATAGCACCGTGATAATGGCCATTACCACATACACTGTTGGTAAATTGGGATAGTACGTTTGCAAACCCTCAATGGCCGATGATATGGTAATTGGCGGGGTAATAATGCCATCGGCCAAAAGGGCGCAGCCCCCTACAACAGCCGGTATAATAAGCCATTTTGCTTTACGCCGTACCAATGAGAACAGCGAGAAAATGCCGCCCTCGCCCTTGTTATCAGCCCTTAATGTTATCACCACGTATTTCAGGGTGGTTTGCAGGGTTAATGTCCAAAAAATGAGCGAAACACCTCCGAGAATTAATGTTTCTGAAATTTGACGCTGACCAACTATGGCCTTGAATACGTATAATGGGGAGGTACCAATATCACCGTAAATTATTCCTAAACTGATTAGAAAGCCCGCGGCCGACAGTTTATGCAGATCTTTATGATTTGACACTTTTATGATTTAGAGATGGCAAAAATATTAATTTTTTTGGTTAAACCATTACAATGATTAAACGTATAAGGAAATTATGTGTCTATTATACAATAACACTGTGCATTTTGTTAAAATTTGTTAAAAAGTTTTACAAAAACACTAATATATAATGGGATGAAGGCATTATTTATACTTTTGTAGAATCATACTAAATAATGAGGCGAAATTTTACATATTCTTATGTTTATACCTATGCATGGGGCGTGATAATTGCGATGGCAGTTTTCATGAACTTCGCCTTTGTTGCTGATGGGCATTCGCTAAAGTCTGATACCGTGTATCTTAGGGGAAAAACCAAGGCGGCCAAAACATCTTATTTAAAGAACGGCCTGCACCTTTCGCTTCCGCCGTTGAAGCCTGCTGTTACTTCAAACGTAAAAGTGAGCGTATCCCGGCCGGATGATAAACTGCTAAGTGATGTGCAATTATACCCCAACCCGGTTACCGACCAGATCAACCTGAAATATTCCATTTCGCGCAATACCAACGTAACCATTAAAATAATGGATGTGCTGGGTAACGATATTTCTACCCTGTTTTCGCAAAGGGTTGAATCCGGCGATCATAATCTCAATTACCCCATCAGTAATAAGCTGGTCCGCGGTTTTTACTTTGTAAGGGTAGTAGCCGGTACCGAATCCGTTATTAAAAGGATCTCGGTTATTAATTAAATTCTTGGTTTAATCTTCCTCGCCGTTGTTGGTGTTGTCACCAACAACCCTACGCTATAAAAGGAATTTCGTGATAATGGAAAATGTTGCTGGTGACAACGCCAATAATGGCACAGAGCCAATTATGCTAAGCTGCCCCAGCGGGGCAAAAGGTTTGTAGAAATATATATACCACCAATTTAGCGTGCCGGAGGTACGCAACCCTGCTTTCTTTATCGCTGACATGGACAGCTTACAAACGATCTTTTTTATAAACCCGCCCACTCCAGATTTTTTACTTAGCAAAACGTCAAATTATTAATACACCTCCAAAACCTTCCCCTCAAACCCATCAAATTTTTTAGCTTTGGCGATTATAGCGTTCATTTATGAAAATTATTGCCATTGGCCGCAACTACGCCGAACACGCCAAAGAACTCAATAACCCGGTACCCACAACACCGGTTATCTTCATGAAGCCCGACACGGCTTTATTAAAAGAGAACAAGCCTTTTTACCATCCGGACTTTTCGGAAGATGTTCACCACGAAATAGAATTGGTTTTGAAGATCAGTAAGGAAGGCAAACACATCGGCGAAAAATTTGCCGCCAGTTACTACGAAGAAATTGGCTTAGGTATCGACTTTACTGCCCGCGACGTTCAGGCACGCCATAAAGAAAAAGGCCTGCCATGGGAATTGGCCAAAGCATTTGATGGCTCGGCACCCATCAGCAATTTTGTGCCTAAGACAAAGTTTGAATCCGTTTATGATATCAACTTTAAGCTGGATATCAACGGCGAAACCCGCCAGCAGGGCAACACCCGCGACCTGCTTTTCTCGTTCGAGAGCATTATCGCCTTTGTTTCAAAATACATCACCCTTAAAAAGGGCGATCTAATATTTACCGGCACCCCACCAGGTGTATCAAAAGTAAAAATCGGCGACAGACTTGAGGGATATCTCGAAGATGAGAAAATGCTCGATTTTTACGTTAAATAAACATGATCAAAAAACTACTGGTTACAGGTGCAATGTGTTTGGCGCTTTACTCAAACATATTTGCTCAAAATATTATACAAAGCAGAGCATACCCGCAAAACTATTTCAGGTATCCGCTTGATCTTACCCCGCCCACTACAGCCGGCTCATTTGGCGAACTGAGACCTTCGCATTTCCACTCCGGGCTCGATTTTAAAACCAATCAGCGTACGGGCTATCCCGTACATGCGGCCGCCGAAGGTTACATATCAAGGGTACGTGTACAGTTTGGCGGTTTTGGAAGGGCTATCTATATCACCCATCCAAACGGATATACTACTGTCTATGGTCACTTGCAAAGTTTTAGTCCGGCAGTTATTGAGTTGGTAAAGAAATATCAATACGAGCACCAAACCTACGAGGCAGATTTTAATCTTACACCAACACAGGTACCGGTAAAAAAGGATGAGGTTGTAGCTATTTCCGGAAACGCCGGTGCATCAGCGGGACCGCATGTGCACTTTGAGATCAGGGATACTAAAACAGAGGAAACTATCAATGCGCAATTGTTTGGCTTAACCATCCCGGATAAAGTACCGCCTACCATCACTGCTATCGGTATTTACCATCTTAACGGAAGGCCTTTCAGCGAAAAAACACCGAAGGAGTTTTTAGGCGTTACCGGGTCGGCAGGTAATTATCACCTCATTAAACCACAAACGCTGGAACTAAGCGGTAATATCGGATTCGGGATTAATACCACCGATATGAACAGTACTTCGTTTAATCATAACGGTGTTTATTCCATCGAACTAAAACTGGATGGCAAAACCGTATATACCTTTGCGGTGGAGCGTTTCGCGTTCGATCAAACCCATGCTATTAATGCTTATATCGATTACCCCGCCTTCGAATCATCGCGCAGGTGGATGCAAAAATGTTTTATCCTGCCCGGCAGCCGCATTTCGCTATACCCACAATCGGTAAACAATGGCATCATCACGTTTGATGACAATGCCATACATGAGGTTGAATACGTGGTAAAGGATGTTGCCGGTAATACCTCATCGTTGAAATTAAAAGTAAAGTCATCACCATTTGCCAATCCGCAGCCTGTAAAACCTACCGGTACTATGTTTTACTATGATAAGCAGAGCGAGTTTAGCAACGATAAGGTTAAGGTGATTATTATGCCGGGTAACTTGTATGATGACCTTGATTTCCAATATTCAGCATCAGCCAAACCTGCGGGCGCTTATTCGGCCATGCACCATATCCATAACCGGTTAACACCCATTCATGATAGCTATGAAATCCGGATCAGGCCCGATGCCGACCTGGGCAAGTATACCGATAAGGCGGTAATTGTGAGTTCATGGGGTGGCTGCCAGGGCGGTTACTTTAAAGATGGTTATGTGATATCGCAGGTGAGCGCCTTTGGCGATTATTATATCAAGGTAGATACTGTACCGCCCGTTATTCACCCGCTCAATATCAAAAACGGGAGCAATATGAAGGCTGCTCGCAGTATTAATTTCAGAATGAGCGATAATTTATCAGGAATTAAGAGCTATACCGGCACTATTGATGGTAAATGGGTACTAATGGAGCATGATTATAAAACTAAAATATTAAGTTACACCTTTAATAGCGATATTGCACCCGGTAAACACGTGTTTAAGTTGGCATTAGTTGATAACAAGAATAATTTTTCGGAATTTGCCGCCGATTTTTACAGATAATTACCCAATAAATACCATGACAACACTAAAAGAAGGCGATAAAGCCCCTGCTTTTACCGCTAAAGACCAAAACGGTAAAGAAGTATCCCTTGCCGATTATAAAGGCAAAAATGTGATCCTTTACTTTTACCCCAAAGATGATACCCCCGGCTGTACTGCCGAATCATGCGATTTCAGGGATAACTATCAATCGCTTTTAAGCAAAGGTTTTGAGGTGATAGGGGTAAGTACCGATGATGAAAAATCACACAAAAAATTTGAAACCAAATACAGCCTGCCATTTACCCTGATAGCGGATAATGAGCTTAAAATTGTTGAAACTTACGGCGTATGGGTTGAAAAGAACATGTATGGCAAAAAATATATGGGTACAGCCCGTACCACATTTATTATTGATGCAGAAGGGGTTATTACGCACGTGATAGGTAAGGTGGATACCCAAAATTCATCTCAGCAAGTGCTCGATCTTGTAAAATAAGTGTTGAAAACACAATTAAAATAGCTACTTTAGCAGTTCCTAAATTCCATTAATGAAAGCAGACTTACAAACATTAGAAAAAACCGCGTCGCAGATTAGGCGCGACATTGTACGTATGGTACATGGCTGTCAATCAGGCCACCCCGGCGGCTCATTGGGCTGTACCGATTTCTTTACCGCATTGTACTTTTCGGTAATGAACCACGATCCTAAATTTAATATGGATGCAGTTGGCGAAGATATTTTCTTCCTGTCAAACGGCCATATTTCCCCCGTGTTTTACAGCACATTGGCACATGCCGGTTATTTTGATAAAGCCGAACTGGCAACTTTCCGTAAACTGAACGCGCGTTTACAAGGTCACCCAACCACGCATGAGCACCTTCCGGGCATCCGTATTGCTTCGGGTTCATTGGGCCAGGGCTTATCTGTAGCTATCGGCGCTGCATTGGCTAAAAAATTAAATGGTGATAAATCATTGGTGTTTACCCTGCATGGCGATGGCGAGCTCCAGGAAGGCCAGATTTGGGAAGCCGCGATGTTTGCGCCTCATAACCATGTTGATAACCTGATCTCGACTATAGATGTTAACGGTCAGCAAATTGATGGTCCAACTAAACTGGTACTTTCATTAGGCGATCTTCGCGCTAAATGGGAAGCTTTTGGCTGGGATGTATTGGATATGAAAGGTAATGATATGGCCGATGTGGTTAGGGTGCTTGAAGAAGCAAAAAGCCGCACTGGTCAGGGTAAACCGATCATGATCCTGATGCATACCGAAATGGGTTACGGTGTTGACTTTATGGTAGGCAGCCACAAATGGCACGGTGTTGCGCCAAATGATGAGCAGCTTAAACTGGCTTTAGA
It contains:
- a CDS encoding fumarylacetoacetate hydrolase family protein, whose product is MKIIAIGRNYAEHAKELNNPVPTTPVIFMKPDTALLKENKPFYHPDFSEDVHHEIELVLKISKEGKHIGEKFAASYYEEIGLGIDFTARDVQARHKEKGLPWELAKAFDGSAPISNFVPKTKFESVYDINFKLDINGETRQQGNTRDLLFSFESIIAFVSKYITLKKGDLIFTGTPPGVSKVKIGDRLEGYLEDEKMLDFYVK
- the bcp gene encoding thioredoxin-dependent thiol peroxidase; the encoded protein is MTTLKEGDKAPAFTAKDQNGKEVSLADYKGKNVILYFYPKDDTPGCTAESCDFRDNYQSLLSKGFEVIGVSTDDEKSHKKFETKYSLPFTLIADNELKIVETYGVWVEKNMYGKKYMGTARTTFIIDAEGVITHVIGKVDTQNSSQQVLDLVK
- a CDS encoding transketolase; translated protein: MKADLQTLEKTASQIRRDIVRMVHGCQSGHPGGSLGCTDFFTALYFSVMNHDPKFNMDAVGEDIFFLSNGHISPVFYSTLAHAGYFDKAELATFRKLNARLQGHPTTHEHLPGIRIASGSLGQGLSVAIGAALAKKLNGDKSLVFTLHGDGELQEGQIWEAAMFAPHNHVDNLISTIDVNGQQIDGPTKLVLSLGDLRAKWEAFGWDVLDMKGNDMADVVRVLEEAKSRTGQGKPIMILMHTEMGYGVDFMVGSHKWHGVAPNDEQLKLALDQLEETLGDY
- a CDS encoding T9SS type A sorting domain-containing protein — its product is MRRNFTYSYVYTYAWGVIIAMAVFMNFAFVADGHSLKSDTVYLRGKTKAAKTSYLKNGLHLSLPPLKPAVTSNVKVSVSRPDDKLLSDVQLYPNPVTDQINLKYSISRNTNVTIKIMDVLGNDISTLFSQRVESGDHNLNYPISNKLVRGFYFVRVVAGTESVIKRISVIN
- a CDS encoding M23 family metallopeptidase, whose product is MIKKLLVTGAMCLALYSNIFAQNIIQSRAYPQNYFRYPLDLTPPTTAGSFGELRPSHFHSGLDFKTNQRTGYPVHAAAEGYISRVRVQFGGFGRAIYITHPNGYTTVYGHLQSFSPAVIELVKKYQYEHQTYEADFNLTPTQVPVKKDEVVAISGNAGASAGPHVHFEIRDTKTEETINAQLFGLTIPDKVPPTITAIGIYHLNGRPFSEKTPKEFLGVTGSAGNYHLIKPQTLELSGNIGFGINTTDMNSTSFNHNGVYSIELKLDGKTVYTFAVERFAFDQTHAINAYIDYPAFESSRRWMQKCFILPGSRISLYPQSVNNGIITFDDNAIHEVEYVVKDVAGNTSSLKLKVKSSPFANPQPVKPTGTMFYYDKQSEFSNDKVKVIIMPGNLYDDLDFQYSASAKPAGAYSAMHHIHNRLTPIHDSYEIRIRPDADLGKYTDKAVIVSSWGGCQGGYFKDGYVISQVSAFGDYYIKVDTVPPVIHPLNIKNGSNMKAARSINFRMSDNLSGIKSYTGTIDGKWVLMEHDYKTKILSYTFNSDIAPGKHVFKLALVDNKNNFSEFAADFYR